One window of Enterobacter sp. RHBSTW-00175 genomic DNA carries:
- a CDS encoding type 1 glutamine amidotransferase domain-containing protein — protein MKVLMVLTSHSELGNTGKKTGFWLEEFAAPYYVFKDAGADIVLASPAGGQPPLDPKSDLADFQTELTHRFKADLAAQHELANTVKLDTVRQEDFDTVFYPGGHGPLWDLAESKTSIALIEAFTRAGKPTGFVCHAPGVLRHVKAASGEPLIKGRQVTGFTNGEEADVELTDVVPFLIEDAFIALGAHYQKGPNWAPFIVEDGKLITGQNPASSEGVAKALVSQLS, from the coding sequence ATGAAAGTATTAATGGTTCTGACCTCTCACAGTGAACTGGGTAACACCGGTAAGAAAACCGGCTTCTGGCTTGAAGAGTTTGCCGCCCCGTATTACGTGTTCAAAGATGCTGGCGCCGATATCGTGCTGGCCTCTCCGGCCGGTGGGCAGCCACCGCTGGATCCGAAAAGTGATTTAGCCGATTTTCAGACCGAACTGACGCATCGTTTCAAAGCCGACCTGGCAGCGCAGCATGAACTTGCCAACACAGTGAAACTCGACACCGTTCGACAGGAGGATTTTGACACCGTGTTCTATCCGGGCGGCCACGGCCCACTGTGGGATCTGGCTGAGTCGAAGACTTCCATTGCACTTATTGAAGCCTTCACCCGCGCCGGTAAACCAACGGGCTTCGTCTGCCACGCACCGGGGGTGCTGCGTCATGTGAAAGCCGCTTCTGGCGAGCCGCTGATCAAAGGCCGACAGGTGACGGGCTTTACCAACGGCGAAGAGGCCGATGTAGAGCTGACCGATGTTGTGCCTTTCCTGATTGAAGATGCCTTTATCGCACTGGGTGCACACTACCAGAAAGGCCCGAACTGGGCACCGTTTATTGTCGAAGACGGCAAACTGATCACCGGGCAGAACCCGGCCAGCTCCGAAGGTGTCGCCAAAGCCCTTGTTTCGCAGCTGAGTTAA
- a CDS encoding DUF1471 domain-containing protein yields the protein MKSIIITLSALCALFTASSAFSAQIVNSDAGKVKIGVVSAGGATTLDELVARLSAQADKQGATYFKVISTSGANKMHGVADIYK from the coding sequence ATGAAATCCATTATTATCACTTTGTCCGCTCTTTGTGCGCTCTTTACCGCAAGCAGTGCCTTCTCTGCACAAATAGTGAACAGCGATGCCGGAAAAGTAAAAATTGGTGTTGTTTCAGCTGGCGGTGCAACAACACTTGACGAGCTGGTTGCCAGACTTTCTGCTCAGGCAGATAAACAAGGTGCAACGTATTTCAAAGTTATTTCCACTTCAGGTGCCAATAAAATGCATGGCGTAGCAGATATCTACAAATAA
- a CDS encoding efflux RND transporter periplasmic adaptor subunit, whose product MKSSVAYTPLAMLCICALSTGLAGCDNNAVSSSGKDENPEVVVETLKSAPLSMTRDLPARTVASRIAEIRPQVSGIVLSRDFTEGSDIRTGQPLYHIDPAVFRAAVDNARAAVNQATAQSQLAQATLSRYRALSGKNYVSRQDLDQAQATAQQSHAAIEAARASLRSAEIDLKHSIVTSPVDGQIGLSSITEGALVQNGQATALATVQQLDPIYVDIPQPSEDFLRLQQALANGQIKQANGKVLVHLLMQNGTPYPLSGMLAFSDVTVDQTTGAITLRAIIPNPEHQLLPGMFVRARLDEGTTPNALLIAQQAISRTPRGDAIALVVDHENRVQRRTVVVSQTIGDRWQVTRGLEAGERVIVSGSQRVKEGETVTPHERAISSGSSSQESF is encoded by the coding sequence ATGAAAAGTTCGGTGGCTTATACGCCTCTGGCTATGCTATGCATTTGTGCTTTATCTACGGGGCTAGCTGGGTGCGATAATAATGCTGTTTCCTCTTCCGGCAAAGATGAGAATCCGGAAGTGGTTGTCGAAACCCTAAAGTCCGCTCCTCTCTCCATGACACGCGATCTTCCTGCCCGTACGGTGGCCTCACGCATTGCGGAAATTCGCCCGCAGGTGTCAGGCATTGTGTTGTCCAGGGATTTTACAGAGGGAAGTGACATCAGGACGGGTCAGCCGCTTTATCATATCGACCCCGCGGTATTTCGCGCAGCGGTGGATAACGCCAGAGCGGCTGTTAACCAGGCTACAGCACAGTCACAACTCGCCCAGGCTACGCTCTCTCGCTATCGCGCATTGAGCGGCAAAAATTATGTCAGTCGTCAGGATCTCGATCAGGCTCAGGCTACCGCTCAGCAATCCCATGCAGCGATTGAAGCTGCCCGTGCGTCACTTCGCTCTGCTGAAATAGACCTTAAACACAGCATTGTTACATCGCCTGTGGATGGCCAAATTGGTCTGTCGAGCATAACTGAAGGGGCTCTTGTTCAGAACGGACAAGCAACCGCGTTAGCGACGGTACAGCAGTTAGATCCGATTTATGTCGACATCCCCCAGCCCAGCGAAGATTTTTTGCGTCTGCAACAGGCGCTGGCAAATGGCCAGATTAAGCAGGCAAACGGTAAAGTCCTGGTTCATTTACTCATGCAAAACGGTACGCCGTACCCTTTAAGCGGAATGCTGGCGTTCTCGGATGTCACCGTCGATCAGACAACGGGCGCCATCACGTTACGCGCCATTATTCCTAACCCGGAACATCAACTGTTACCCGGAATGTTTGTCCGCGCGCGGCTTGATGAAGGTACCACCCCCAACGCACTGTTAATTGCTCAGCAGGCCATTTCCCGCACACCGCGTGGCGATGCGATTGCTCTCGTCGTCGACCACGAAAATAGGGTTCAACGCCGCACAGTGGTCGTATCTCAAACCATAGGTGACCGCTGGCAGGTCACCCGCGGTTTAGAAGCAGGTGAACGCGTCATTGTCTCCGGTAGCCAGCGCGTTAAAGAGGGAGAAACCGTAACGCCACATGAGCGTGCTATCTCCTCAGGTTCGTCTTCTCAGGAATCATTCTGA
- a CDS encoding helix-turn-helix domain-containing protein — protein MIRLDDLISEITQWIDDNIHQPLSIEDVAARAGYSKWHLQRVFVQMKGENIAAYIRDRKLTLAANDLVKSRDKILDISFRYGFDSQQSFTRSFSRKYRIPPQKYRRLYAERYY, from the coding sequence ATGATTAGACTGGATGATTTAATATCTGAAATTACACAATGGATAGATGATAACATTCACCAACCATTAAGCATCGAAGATGTTGCGGCGCGCGCTGGATATTCAAAATGGCATCTTCAGCGCGTCTTCGTTCAAATGAAGGGCGAAAACATTGCCGCATATATCAGGGACAGAAAACTGACGTTAGCTGCAAACGATCTTGTTAAAAGTCGTGATAAGATCCTTGATATTAGTTTTCGCTATGGTTTTGATTCGCAACAATCATTTACCCGATCATTCTCCAGAAAATACCGAATCCCACCGCAAAAGTATCGCCGTTTGTATGCCGAAAGGTATTACTAA
- a CDS encoding NADPH-dependent oxidoreductase, giving the protein MNTIIDLFNDHKSERSFTDKAIDDATLDRIISTAWNAPTSVHSQQVSAIVTRDAQKRAEISRIAGGQPWIAKAPVFVTFVLDMHKTEVGMNLAGKEQVAHQSIESLVAGATDVGIALGSVMAAARSEGLGIVPIGGIRLHPQALIDLLELPEHTFPVAGVVIGHVDVPSHHKPRLPLETFRHDETYATDGLEEKIARYNQQMTDHWQAINRTDGETWSESVSGYYQHVYFPDVLPSLLKQGFGVDK; this is encoded by the coding sequence ATGAACACCATTATTGACCTGTTTAACGACCATAAGAGCGAACGTAGTTTTACCGATAAAGCCATCGATGACGCCACGCTCGACCGTATTATTAGCACCGCCTGGAACGCCCCTACCTCAGTCCATTCCCAGCAGGTTTCAGCGATCGTCACACGCGATGCACAGAAACGTGCAGAGATCTCCCGTATTGCGGGCGGCCAGCCGTGGATTGCCAAAGCACCGGTATTCGTCACCTTCGTGCTGGATATGCATAAAACCGAAGTTGGCATGAACCTGGCTGGCAAGGAGCAAGTAGCCCATCAAAGTATCGAGAGCCTTGTTGCCGGAGCGACCGACGTGGGTATAGCGTTGGGTTCGGTAATGGCAGCAGCCCGTTCTGAAGGCCTGGGGATCGTGCCGATTGGCGGTATCCGCCTGCATCCTCAGGCGCTAATTGATCTGCTCGAACTGCCGGAGCACACTTTCCCGGTTGCTGGTGTGGTGATTGGACACGTCGATGTTCCGTCACATCATAAACCGCGTCTTCCGCTGGAGACGTTTCGCCATGACGAAACCTATGCCACTGATGGGCTGGAAGAGAAAATCGCCCGCTACAACCAGCAGATGACCGATCACTGGCAGGCCATTAATCGCACCGACGGTGAAACATGGAGTGAAAGCGTGAGCGGTTATTACCAGCACGTTTATTTCCCGGACGTGCTGCCTTCGCTGCTCAAACAGGGATTTGGGGTGGATAAATAG
- a CDS encoding LysR family transcriptional regulator → MSLIRLRTFVEVYRQRSITGAARALNLTQPAVSQHIAGLESAVGKTLFERQTHGVLPTSAADELAADIGNKLDAAEAALATARARSSGVAGTLQIIGHADFMAEKLPEGLVPLLEADVRVRMHSGDGPMVIDMLLEGHCDLGISAHPVTDSRLKNEVIYTDSVLAVASPAVVHRVQQAESLADALSREPLLAYNLELSLIDNWMQKNGITVPDTLPAAVGQDLRALRSLLTKGFGWTVMPRYLCADQLNRNELLEFPAPVGNTTISYSLIWLPASMRQPRVAYAKQILIDRIGGAGGLV, encoded by the coding sequence ATGTCTCTGATTCGACTGAGAACATTTGTTGAGGTTTACCGTCAACGTTCAATAACCGGTGCTGCCAGAGCACTCAATTTGACGCAACCCGCCGTATCGCAACACATCGCCGGGCTGGAATCAGCGGTAGGGAAGACGTTATTTGAACGCCAGACTCACGGTGTGCTTCCCACCTCAGCAGCAGATGAGCTGGCGGCTGATATCGGTAATAAACTGGATGCAGCAGAGGCCGCACTTGCCACCGCGCGGGCGCGTTCATCCGGGGTTGCCGGCACGCTCCAGATAATCGGCCACGCTGATTTTATGGCTGAAAAACTCCCGGAAGGGCTGGTGCCGTTACTGGAGGCGGATGTCCGGGTGCGGATGCATTCCGGGGATGGTCCAATGGTCATTGATATGCTGCTTGAAGGCCACTGTGATCTGGGGATTTCGGCCCATCCGGTTACGGACAGCCGCCTGAAGAACGAGGTGATTTATACCGACAGTGTTCTGGCCGTGGCAAGCCCGGCGGTGGTTCACCGCGTGCAGCAGGCTGAATCGCTGGCTGATGCATTAAGCCGCGAACCGCTGCTGGCCTACAATCTGGAATTGTCCCTGATTGATAACTGGATGCAGAAGAATGGCATTACCGTACCCGACACGCTGCCCGCTGCGGTTGGCCAGGATCTGCGGGCGCTCAGAAGCCTGCTGACAAAGGGATTCGGCTGGACGGTAATGCCGCGATATCTGTGTGCAGACCAGCTGAATCGCAACGAGTTATTGGAATTTCCGGCGCCAGTGGGTAACACAACGATCAGTTACAGCCTGATA